A single window of Cellulomonas sp. NTE-D12 DNA harbors:
- a CDS encoding carbohydrate ABC transporter permease — MATTTLQAPGRIARTRKADSVGWGSPLTYFIAFVFVAICIGPVIYIIIGGFRTNAQITTDPSGFPTHWQVNNYLEVLRSSIFWRQVSNSVITAVFTTLGVVVLGVMASYVIARYQFKGRGAMYSLFAAGLMFPMTVAITPLYIMIKSLGLMNTLAGIILPQIAFALPTTVIILVPFLRAIPKEIEEAASIDGASRLGFFFRMVVPLSVPGVVTTGILAFIASWNSYMLPLFLMNNETSYTLPLGVQAFASQYAVDTARVLAFTSLSMIPALIFFSLFERRIVGGLTGAVKG; from the coding sequence ATGGCGACGACGACCCTTCAGGCGCCGGGCCGGATCGCACGGACCCGGAAGGCCGACAGCGTCGGCTGGGGCAGCCCGCTGACGTACTTCATCGCGTTCGTCTTCGTGGCGATCTGCATCGGGCCGGTCATCTACATCATCATCGGCGGCTTCCGCACGAACGCGCAGATCACCACCGACCCGTCCGGGTTCCCCACGCACTGGCAGGTCAACAACTACCTCGAGGTGCTGCGCAGCAGCATCTTCTGGCGGCAGGTCAGCAACTCCGTGATCACCGCGGTGTTCACCACCCTCGGCGTCGTGGTGCTCGGCGTGATGGCGAGCTACGTGATCGCCCGGTACCAGTTCAAGGGCCGTGGCGCGATGTACTCCCTGTTCGCCGCCGGCCTGATGTTCCCGATGACCGTGGCGATCACGCCGCTGTACATCATGATCAAGAGCCTCGGCCTGATGAACACGCTCGCCGGGATCATCCTGCCGCAGATCGCTTTCGCCCTGCCGACCACGGTGATCATCCTGGTGCCGTTCCTGCGGGCCATCCCCAAGGAGATCGAGGAGGCGGCGTCCATCGACGGCGCCAGCCGGCTCGGGTTCTTCTTCCGGATGGTCGTCCCGCTGTCCGTGCCGGGTGTGGTGACCACCGGCATCCTCGCGTTCATCGCGTCCTGGAACAGCTACATGCTCCCGCTGTTCCTGATGAACAACGAGACGTCGTACACGCTGCCCCTCGGGGTGCAGGCGTTCGCCTCGCAGTACGCGGTGGACACCGCCCGCGTGCTGGCGTTCACGTCCCTCTCGATGATCCCCGCCCTGATCTTCTTCTCGCTGTTCGAGCGCCGCATCGTCGGCGGCCTGACCGGCGCCGTCAAGGGCTGA
- a CDS encoding glycoside hydrolase family 3 N-terminal domain-containing protein — translation MSEDVPAVPEVSQRVRALHARMTLEEKLAQLVGYWLDQNGTVAPMQSEMASGQKDSGRLSEITEHGLGHYTRVYGTRPVDPAERAAWLWAEQRRLKRETRLGIPALVHEECLTGLAAWQAATYPTPLAWGASFDPELVQEAGRAIGDSMHQLGIHQGLAPVLDVIRDPRWGRVDECIGEDPYLVGTVGTSYVRGLQDAGVHATLKHFVGYSASKAGRNHAPVSAGPRELADVFLPPFEMAVRDGGVRSVMNSYTDVDGVPMAANADLLTTLLRDEWGFDGVVVADYFAVAFLEVMHKVAADRGEAAALALQAGIDIELPTGDAYLAPLAERVRSGQLDEAWVERAVLRALRQKEQLGLLDEDAFEDEPPTDIDLDSPRHQALARRLAEESVVLLANDGVLPLNRWTTTPRRVAVVGPNAHRSEALMGCYSFANHVLAHHPELPLGFSIPTVLEGLGSAFSRAGLAGSELVYARGCDPEGDDTSGFAPAVEAVAGSDVAVVVVGDQAGLFGRGTVGEGNDAESLELPGVQRQLVEALVATGTPVVLVMLTGRPYAVDWAFDGGPDGGAVPAAVLQAFFPGEGGGLAIADVVTGLVNPSGRLPVSLPRSTGAQPYSYLHPVLGGPSDVTSADSTPLRPFGFGLSYTDFAYDDLVVEPSVEAGGTFTAAVTVRNTGTVAGSHVVQLFGHDVQATITRPVVQLLGYTRVELDPGEAVRVTFLVPTTRFAFSDRRLVRVVEPGDVEVWVGAHAAASGAGARTDEATGGVIANEKAVARRTLPGTATDRAVLAVTGDVHRVSGADSRWVEVKLAGA, via the coding sequence GTGTCCGAGGACGTCCCCGCCGTGCCGGAGGTCTCGCAGCGCGTCCGCGCCCTGCACGCCCGCATGACGCTCGAGGAGAAGCTGGCCCAGCTGGTGGGCTACTGGCTGGACCAGAACGGCACCGTGGCGCCGATGCAGTCGGAGATGGCCTCGGGCCAGAAGGACTCCGGCCGGCTGAGCGAGATCACGGAGCACGGTCTGGGCCACTACACCCGGGTGTACGGCACCCGGCCGGTGGACCCCGCCGAGCGGGCCGCCTGGCTGTGGGCCGAGCAGCGCCGGCTCAAGCGGGAGACCCGGCTAGGCATCCCGGCGCTGGTGCACGAGGAGTGCCTCACCGGCCTGGCGGCCTGGCAGGCGGCGACCTACCCGACGCCGCTGGCGTGGGGGGCGTCGTTCGACCCCGAGCTGGTGCAGGAGGCCGGCCGGGCGATCGGCGACTCGATGCACCAGCTGGGCATCCACCAGGGGCTGGCACCGGTCCTCGACGTGATCCGCGACCCGCGCTGGGGGCGGGTCGACGAGTGCATCGGCGAGGACCCGTATCTGGTGGGGACCGTCGGCACGTCGTACGTGCGCGGTCTGCAGGACGCGGGCGTGCACGCGACGCTCAAGCACTTCGTCGGCTACTCCGCGTCGAAGGCGGGCCGCAACCACGCGCCGGTCAGCGCCGGGCCGCGCGAGCTGGCGGACGTGTTCCTGCCGCCGTTCGAGATGGCGGTGCGCGACGGCGGCGTCCGGTCGGTGATGAACTCCTACACCGACGTGGACGGCGTGCCGATGGCGGCTAACGCCGACCTGCTGACCACGCTGCTGCGCGACGAGTGGGGGTTCGACGGCGTCGTCGTCGCCGACTACTTCGCGGTGGCGTTCCTCGAGGTGATGCACAAGGTGGCGGCCGACCGCGGCGAGGCCGCGGCTCTGGCGCTGCAGGCCGGCATCGACATCGAGCTGCCGACGGGCGACGCCTACCTGGCGCCGCTGGCGGAGCGCGTGCGGTCCGGGCAGCTCGACGAGGCGTGGGTGGAACGGGCGGTGCTGCGGGCGCTGCGCCAGAAGGAGCAGCTGGGGCTGCTCGACGAGGACGCGTTCGAGGACGAGCCGCCGACGGACATCGACCTCGACTCGCCCCGGCACCAGGCGCTGGCGCGCCGGCTGGCCGAGGAGTCGGTGGTGCTGCTGGCCAACGACGGGGTGCTGCCGCTGAACCGGTGGACCACGACGCCGAGGCGGGTGGCCGTCGTCGGCCCCAACGCGCACCGGTCCGAGGCGCTGATGGGCTGCTACTCCTTCGCCAACCACGTGCTGGCGCACCACCCGGAGCTGCCGCTGGGGTTCTCGATCCCGACGGTGCTCGAGGGGCTCGGGTCCGCGTTCTCGCGGGCCGGCCTGGCGGGCTCCGAGCTGGTGTACGCCCGGGGCTGCGACCCCGAGGGGGACGACACGTCCGGCTTCGCGCCGGCGGTGGAGGCCGTGGCCGGGTCGGACGTGGCGGTCGTCGTCGTCGGCGACCAGGCGGGGCTGTTCGGGCGCGGGACGGTCGGCGAGGGCAACGACGCCGAGTCCCTGGAGCTGCCCGGCGTGCAGCGGCAGCTGGTCGAGGCGCTGGTCGCCACGGGCACCCCCGTGGTCCTGGTGATGCTGACCGGTCGGCCGTACGCGGTGGACTGGGCGTTCGACGGCGGTCCGGACGGCGGTGCGGTGCCGGCGGCCGTGCTGCAGGCGTTCTTCCCCGGTGAGGGCGGCGGCCTGGCGATCGCCGACGTGGTGACCGGCCTGGTCAACCCGTCGGGACGGCTGCCCGTCTCGCTCCCCCGGTCCACCGGTGCGCAGCCGTACTCCTACCTGCACCCGGTGCTCGGCGGGCCGTCCGACGTCACGTCGGCCGACTCGACGCCGCTGCGGCCGTTCGGCTTCGGGCTGTCGTACACGGACTTCGCGTACGACGACCTCGTCGTGGAGCCGTCCGTCGAGGCGGGCGGCACGTTCACCGCCGCCGTCACGGTGCGCAACACCGGCACCGTGGCGGGCAGCCACGTGGTGCAGCTGTTCGGGCACGACGTGCAGGCGACGATCACCCGCCCCGTGGTGCAGCTGCTGGGGTACACCCGCGTCGAGCTGGACCCCGGCGAGGCCGTCCGGGTCACCTTCCTGGTGCCGACCACGCGGTTCGCGTTCTCCGACCGGCGGCTGGTGCGCGTCGTCGAGCCCGGTGACGTCGAGGTGTGGGTCGGTGCCCACGCCGCTGCCTCCGGTGCCGGCGCGCGGACCGACGAGGCGACCGGCGGCGTGATCGCCAACGAGAAGGCGGTCGCACGCCGCACCCTGCCGGGCACCGCCACCGACCGTGCCGTCCTGGCGGTCACGGGCGACGTGCACCGGGTGAGCGGGGCCGACTCGCGCTGGGTCGAGGTCAAGCTGGCCGGGGCCTGA
- a CDS encoding glycoside hydrolase family 43 protein — translation MSTVHNPLLPGCHPDPSICRVGDDYYLVTSTFEYWPGLPVFHSRDLVSWEQISHVVDRPGQLDYDGIASSGGLYAPTLRHHDGLFWLVCTLVDQKDTTRGGNFLVTATDPAGPWSDPVWLDADGIDPSVFFDDDGRAWLHGTRLAREPQWHDQTEVWVRELDLATRTLVGPETVIWNGALKDVVWAEGPHLYKVDGTYYLLAAEAGTEFHHAVSVARADAVTGPYVGNKGNPVLTHRHLGHGSAVVGVGHADLVQAADGSWWAVLLGMRTYGGYHYPLGRETFLVPVTWEDGWPVFAPGLGRVPDEVDVPFALGGPLGSSQGRTSGVVRPGDLRWTSLRRPAADFAVPNEDGWDLTMRPTTLADPFTPAFLGVRQQHVDVDVRAVLDTPAVLGEEVGVAIRQSEADHVRFFFTGSTHGRSAVAVHRQGGVDTTLGSASIAGNGAVTLTVEARGPGYRLLVATDDEVLVQVATADARTLDSVATGGFLGLWIGVYATSNARPTRTVAHVRRFSYDPVTA, via the coding sequence ATGAGCACCGTGCACAACCCGCTGCTGCCGGGCTGCCACCCGGACCCGAGCATCTGCCGCGTCGGCGACGACTACTACCTGGTCACGTCCACGTTCGAGTACTGGCCCGGCCTGCCGGTGTTCCACAGCCGTGACCTGGTGTCGTGGGAGCAGATCAGCCACGTCGTCGACCGGCCCGGACAGCTGGACTACGACGGCATCGCGTCGTCCGGCGGCCTGTACGCACCGACGCTGCGCCATCACGACGGGCTGTTCTGGCTCGTCTGCACCCTCGTGGACCAGAAGGACACCACCCGTGGTGGCAACTTCCTGGTGACCGCCACCGACCCGGCCGGGCCGTGGTCCGACCCGGTGTGGCTGGACGCCGACGGCATCGACCCGTCGGTCTTCTTCGACGACGACGGGCGCGCGTGGCTGCACGGCACCCGGCTGGCGCGCGAGCCGCAGTGGCACGACCAGACGGAGGTCTGGGTCCGCGAGCTGGACCTGGCCACCCGGACGCTGGTCGGCCCGGAGACCGTGATCTGGAACGGCGCCCTCAAGGACGTCGTCTGGGCCGAGGGACCGCACCTGTACAAGGTCGACGGCACCTACTACCTGCTCGCCGCGGAGGCCGGGACGGAGTTCCACCACGCGGTGTCCGTCGCACGCGCCGACGCGGTGACCGGTCCGTACGTCGGCAACAAGGGCAACCCGGTGCTCACCCACCGGCACCTGGGCCACGGCTCCGCCGTGGTCGGCGTCGGGCACGCCGACCTGGTCCAGGCGGCCGACGGCAGCTGGTGGGCGGTGCTGCTCGGCATGCGGACGTACGGCGGCTACCACTACCCGCTGGGCCGCGAGACGTTCCTGGTGCCGGTGACGTGGGAGGACGGCTGGCCCGTCTTCGCACCGGGGCTCGGTCGGGTGCCCGACGAGGTCGACGTGCCGTTCGCCCTCGGGGGGCCGCTGGGTTCCTCGCAGGGTCGGACCTCGGGCGTGGTGCGTCCCGGCGACCTGCGCTGGACGTCCCTGCGCCGGCCGGCGGCGGACTTCGCCGTGCCGAACGAGGACGGCTGGGACCTCACGATGCGGCCGACGACGCTGGCCGACCCGTTCACCCCGGCCTTCCTCGGTGTTCGGCAGCAGCACGTGGACGTGGACGTCCGTGCGGTGCTCGACACCCCCGCCGTGCTCGGCGAGGAGGTGGGCGTGGCGATCCGGCAGTCGGAGGCCGACCACGTCCGGTTCTTCTTCACCGGCTCCACGCACGGCCGCAGCGCGGTCGCCGTGCACCGCCAGGGCGGGGTCGACACGACACTCGGCTCGGCGTCCATCGCCGGCAACGGTGCCGTGACGCTCACGGTGGAGGCGCGGGGCCCGGGGTACCGGCTGCTCGTCGCCACCGACGACGAGGTGCTGGTCCAGGTCGCCACGGCCGACGCGCGCACGCTGGACAGCGTCGCAACGGGCGGGTTCCTCGGCCTGTGGATCGGCGTCTACGCCACCAGCAACGCCCGCCCGACCAGGACGGTGGCCCACGTCCGGCGCTTCTCGTACGACCCCGTCACCGCCTGA
- the nadC gene encoding carboxylating nicotinate-nucleotide diphosphorylase, giving the protein MERLVAAALDEDLGVAPGRDVTTQATVPPDEVGTARLMARADGVLAGVVVVPVVLAQVADRLALPTPTVTVHLRDGSALHRGAVVAELTGPVQVLLVAERTLLNLVSRASGVATHTRRFADVLAGTGARVLDTRKTTPGLRALEKYAVRCGGGTNKRMGLYDVAMVKDNHVVAAGGVAAAVRAVRQRFPDVAIQVEADTLDQAMEALDAGADFLLLDNMPVPLLTEVVAAVRTREPQTGRVELEATGNLTLDTAAAVARTGVDYLSVGALTHSSPILDLALDLDAPA; this is encoded by the coding sequence GTGGAGCGCCTGGTCGCGGCCGCGCTCGACGAGGACCTCGGCGTCGCCCCCGGCCGGGACGTGACCACGCAGGCGACGGTGCCGCCCGACGAGGTGGGCACCGCCCGGCTGATGGCCCGGGCCGACGGCGTGCTGGCCGGCGTCGTCGTCGTCCCCGTCGTGCTCGCGCAGGTGGCCGACCGGCTCGCCCTGCCGACCCCGACCGTGACCGTGCACCTGCGGGACGGTTCCGCGCTGCACCGCGGCGCCGTCGTCGCCGAGCTGACGGGTCCGGTGCAGGTGCTCCTGGTCGCCGAGCGCACCCTGCTCAACCTCGTCTCCCGCGCCTCCGGCGTCGCGACGCACACCCGTCGCTTCGCCGACGTGCTCGCCGGCACGGGCGCCCGCGTCCTGGACACCCGCAAGACGACCCCCGGCCTGCGCGCGCTCGAGAAGTACGCCGTCCGGTGCGGCGGCGGCACCAACAAGCGCATGGGCCTGTACGACGTCGCGATGGTCAAGGACAACCACGTGGTGGCCGCCGGCGGGGTGGCCGCGGCGGTGCGCGCGGTCCGTCAGCGGTTCCCGGACGTGGCGATCCAGGTCGAGGCGGACACCCTGGACCAGGCGATGGAGGCGCTGGACGCCGGCGCCGACTTCCTGCTGCTCGACAACATGCCGGTCCCGCTGCTGACCGAGGTGGTCGCCGCAGTCCGTACCCGCGAGCCGCAGACCGGCCGGGTCGAGCTCGAGGCCACCGGCAACCTCACCCTCGACACGGCGGCCGCCGTGGCCCGCACCGGGGTCGACTACCTGTCCGTCGGGGCCCTCACCCACTCGTCCCCGATCCTCGACCTGGCCCTGGACCTCGACGCCCCCGCCTGA
- a CDS encoding L-aspartate oxidase, which translates to MTLAETGARTAPTRTGVHVATHLAAPEPGWTTHADAVVVGSGIAGLTAALELRTRVPRVVLVTKDVLASGSTVWAQGGIAAALAPTDSPEAHLADTLVAGAGLCDERAVRVLVTEGPARVRELAARGAVFDRAPDGSISLGREGGHLADRIAHAGGDATGAEVSRALVAQIEAVRDDPGIEVLEHALVVDVLTGAPGDDGRPGPVAGVTVHVIGEGSRDGVGAVLAPAVILATGGIGQVYRSSTNPVQATGDGIAAALRAGARLGDVEFVQFHPTVLWLGSAVKGQLTLVSEAVRGEGARLLDTDGVRFMPQVHPLAELAPRDVVAHAIVRRMAATGTDHVWLDARHLGADFLRHRFPTITERLADHGVDWTTDLVPVAPAQHYFSGGVVTDLDGRTAVPGLYAVGEAACTGVHGANRLASNSLLEGLVFAHRAANHVAEAISSGTLTVVPPVQRRGEPALVAAAARARVQRVATDGSGVLRDAEGLRRALDRLGQVGTDAYVPPEDGRAVAEPQPAEWETTNVHQVATAITAAALLREETRGGHVRTDFPVPDEAWRLRQELELDADGMLTVTPVALP; encoded by the coding sequence ATGACCCTCGCCGAGACGGGCGCCCGCACGGCGCCCACCCGCACCGGTGTGCACGTCGCGACGCACCTGGCGGCACCGGAGCCTGGCTGGACCACCCACGCCGACGCCGTCGTCGTCGGCTCGGGCATCGCCGGCCTGACCGCCGCGCTGGAGCTGCGCACCCGGGTGCCGCGCGTGGTGCTGGTGACCAAGGACGTGCTCGCCTCGGGCTCCACCGTCTGGGCGCAGGGCGGCATCGCCGCGGCGCTGGCGCCGACCGACTCCCCGGAGGCGCACCTGGCGGACACGCTGGTGGCCGGCGCCGGGCTGTGCGACGAGCGAGCGGTGCGGGTGCTGGTCACCGAGGGCCCGGCGCGGGTGCGCGAGCTGGCCGCACGCGGGGCGGTGTTCGACCGGGCGCCCGACGGCAGCATCTCGCTGGGCCGCGAGGGCGGCCACCTGGCCGACCGGATCGCCCACGCCGGTGGCGACGCGACCGGTGCCGAGGTCAGCCGGGCGCTGGTCGCGCAGATCGAGGCGGTGCGGGACGACCCGGGCATCGAGGTGCTGGAGCACGCCCTGGTCGTGGACGTGCTGACCGGCGCGCCGGGGGACGACGGACGGCCTGGGCCGGTCGCCGGTGTCACCGTGCACGTGATCGGCGAGGGCAGCCGGGACGGCGTCGGCGCGGTGCTCGCACCGGCGGTGATCCTCGCGACGGGCGGGATCGGGCAGGTGTACCGCTCGTCCACCAACCCGGTGCAGGCCACCGGGGACGGGATCGCGGCCGCGCTGCGCGCCGGTGCCCGGCTCGGTGACGTCGAGTTCGTGCAGTTCCACCCCACGGTGCTGTGGCTCGGCTCCGCGGTGAAGGGACAGCTCACGCTGGTGTCCGAGGCGGTGCGCGGCGAGGGCGCGCGCCTGCTGGACACCGACGGCGTGCGGTTCATGCCGCAGGTGCACCCGCTCGCCGAGCTGGCACCCCGGGACGTCGTCGCGCACGCGATCGTCCGGCGGATGGCCGCGACCGGCACCGACCACGTGTGGCTCGACGCGCGCCACCTCGGCGCGGACTTCCTGCGGCACCGGTTCCCGACGATCACCGAGCGACTGGCCGACCACGGCGTCGACTGGACCACCGACCTGGTGCCGGTGGCCCCTGCGCAGCACTACTTCTCCGGCGGCGTGGTGACCGACCTCGACGGGCGCACCGCCGTGCCGGGCCTGTACGCCGTGGGGGAGGCGGCGTGCACGGGCGTGCACGGCGCCAACCGGCTGGCGTCGAACTCCCTGCTCGAGGGGCTGGTGTTCGCGCACCGGGCCGCGAACCACGTGGCCGAGGCGATCTCGTCCGGCACGCTGACCGTCGTGCCGCCGGTGCAGCGCCGGGGTGAGCCCGCGCTGGTCGCGGCCGCCGCCCGCGCACGCGTGCAGCGGGTGGCGACGGACGGCTCGGGCGTGCTGCGCGACGCCGAGGGCCTGCGCCGGGCGCTCGACCGGCTGGGTCAGGTGGGCACCGACGCGTACGTGCCGCCCGAGGACGGGCGGGCGGTGGCCGAGCCGCAGCCGGCCGAGTGGGAGACGACCAACGTGCACCAGGTGGCGACGGCGATCACCGCCGCGGCGCTGCTGCGCGAGGAGACGCGCGGGGGCCACGTGCGGACCGACTTCCCGGTGCCCGACGAGGCCTGGCGACTGCGTCAGGAGCTGGAGCTCGACGCGGACGGCATGCTGACGGTCACCCCGGTGGCCCTCCCGTGA
- the panC gene encoding pantoate--beta-alanine ligase, translating into MTDSAPVLVHDVAQLWAALDASAPDRVAAPYGRAVVMTMGALHAGHLSLVRAAKELASRVVVTIFVNPLQFGPGEDLERYPRDLDGDLALLSGPGLLGAGDVVFAPTPQVMYPDGEPSVRVSAGPIGTVLEGAVRPGHFDGVLTVVLKLMHLTRPDVALFGRKDAQQLAAVRAMVRDLDVPVDVRGVPIVRDDDGLALSSRNAYLGPEDRQRALALSRSLAAGRERAAAGGAPDQVRAVVRAVLDEQLDEQVDAVDYVALLDPDTFTEVPDSAVGTAVLAVAARVGGTRLIDNTDVELIGR; encoded by the coding sequence ATGACGGACAGCGCGCCGGTGCTGGTCCACGACGTCGCGCAGCTGTGGGCGGCGCTCGACGCGTCGGCACCCGACCGGGTCGCGGCGCCGTACGGCCGGGCCGTCGTGATGACGATGGGCGCGCTGCACGCCGGGCACCTGTCGCTGGTGCGCGCCGCCAAGGAGCTCGCCTCCCGCGTCGTCGTCACCATCTTCGTCAACCCGCTGCAGTTCGGCCCGGGCGAGGACCTCGAGCGCTACCCCCGCGACCTGGACGGCGACCTCGCGCTGCTGTCCGGACCCGGCCTGCTCGGAGCGGGCGACGTGGTGTTCGCCCCGACGCCGCAGGTGATGTACCCCGACGGCGAGCCCTCGGTGCGCGTGTCCGCAGGGCCGATCGGCACGGTGCTCGAGGGTGCTGTCAGGCCAGGGCACTTCGACGGTGTGCTGACCGTCGTGCTCAAGCTGATGCACCTGACCAGGCCGGACGTCGCGCTGTTCGGCCGCAAGGACGCCCAGCAGCTGGCCGCGGTCCGGGCGATGGTGCGCGACCTGGACGTGCCGGTCGACGTGCGCGGCGTGCCGATCGTCCGGGACGACGACGGCCTGGCGCTCTCGAGCCGCAACGCGTACCTCGGCCCGGAGGACCGGCAGCGGGCGCTGGCCCTGTCCCGGTCGCTGGCCGCCGGTCGGGAGCGCGCGGCCGCCGGTGGCGCCCCCGACCAGGTGCGTGCCGTCGTCCGGGCAGTCCTCGACGAGCAGCTCGACGAGCAGGTGGACGCCGTCGACTACGTCGCCCTGCTCGATCCCGACACCTTCACCGAGGTCCCCGACAGCGCCGTCGGCACCGCAGTGCTGGCCGTGGCCGCCCGGGTGGGCGGTACCCGGCTGATCGACAACACCGACGTCGAGCTGATCGGACGCTGA
- a CDS encoding DUF2520 domain-containing protein, with protein sequence MSAQPVDPAARPGRLGVGVVGAGRVGAVLGSALRAAGHPVVAVSAVSQESRDRADALLPGVPVVDVPEVVRRAELVLLAVPDDALAPLVAGLAEVGAWQAGQLVVHTSGRFGTDVLTPARTAGVIPLALHPAMTFTGTSLDLARLEGCPFAVTAPAPVLPIGQALVVEVGGEPVVLAEGARPLYHAALAHGANHLVVLVAQAAQALAAAGVDDPGRMLRPLLEAALDTALRAESAGGAGAITALTGPVRRGDAGTVEQHLAQLTALGGRTGAVDVVGGYRALARAATARSLAAGLVDAAAAQRLLDVLAGAPDGRSQTGDGGPQED encoded by the coding sequence ATGAGCGCCCAGCCCGTGGACCCCGCCGCCCGCCCCGGTCGGCTCGGGGTCGGGGTGGTCGGCGCCGGCCGCGTCGGTGCGGTGCTGGGCAGCGCCCTGCGGGCCGCCGGACACCCCGTGGTGGCGGTGAGCGCCGTCTCGCAGGAGTCGCGTGACCGTGCCGACGCGCTGCTGCCCGGCGTCCCGGTGGTCGACGTGCCCGAGGTGGTGCGGCGTGCCGAGCTGGTGCTGCTGGCGGTGCCGGACGATGCGCTGGCACCACTCGTCGCCGGGCTGGCTGAGGTCGGCGCCTGGCAGGCGGGACAGCTGGTGGTGCACACCAGCGGCCGGTTCGGCACCGACGTGCTGACGCCGGCGCGCACCGCGGGGGTGATCCCGCTCGCGCTGCACCCGGCGATGACGTTCACCGGCACCTCGTTGGACCTCGCGCGGCTGGAGGGCTGCCCGTTCGCCGTGACGGCACCCGCGCCCGTGCTGCCGATCGGTCAGGCGCTCGTCGTCGAGGTGGGCGGCGAGCCCGTCGTGCTCGCCGAGGGCGCCCGTCCGCTGTACCACGCGGCCCTGGCGCACGGGGCGAACCACCTGGTGGTGCTCGTGGCGCAGGCTGCGCAGGCGCTCGCGGCGGCCGGTGTGGACGATCCTGGCCGGATGCTGCGCCCGCTGCTGGAGGCGGCGCTCGACACCGCCCTGCGGGCCGAGTCGGCAGGCGGCGCCGGGGCGATCACCGCGCTGACCGGACCCGTGCGGCGCGGTGATGCCGGCACCGTCGAGCAGCACCTCGCGCAGCTGACCGCCCTCGGCGGACGCACCGGGGCCGTCGACGTGGTCGGGGGGTACCGTGCTCTCGCGCGCGCCGCCACGGCGCGGTCGCTGGCTGCCGGCCTGGTGGATGCCGCGGCGGCCCAGCGGCTGCTGGACGTGCTGGCGGGCGCCCCGGACGGCCGGTCCCAGACCGGCGACGGCGGCCCGCAGGAGGACTGA